The following are encoded together in the Erwinia sp. E602 genome:
- the fpr gene encoding ferredoxin--NADP(+) reductase codes for MAVWLNAQVQQVTNWTDSLFSLTVTAPIDPFTAGQYAKLALMIDGERVVRAYSYVNAPHNPNLEFYLVTVPEGKLSPRLHALQPGDEVLITSDAQGFFVIDEVPECDTLWMLATGTALGPYLSILEEGKGLERFQNIVLVHAARHAQDLSYLPQMQQLQQRFNGQLQIQTIVSREESSGSLTGRIPALIADGQLEAAVGLTIDAEHSHVMLCGNPQMVRDTQQVLKETREMRKHLKRKPGHITSEHYW; via the coding sequence ATGGCCGTTTGGCTCAATGCTCAGGTACAACAGGTAACCAACTGGACGGACAGCCTGTTCAGCCTGACCGTTACCGCACCGATTGACCCCTTCACCGCCGGCCAGTACGCCAAGCTGGCGCTGATGATCGACGGTGAACGGGTGGTACGTGCCTACTCCTATGTTAACGCGCCGCACAACCCGAACCTGGAGTTCTACCTGGTGACCGTGCCGGAAGGCAAGCTCAGCCCGCGGCTGCACGCCCTGCAACCGGGCGACGAAGTGTTGATCACCAGCGATGCCCAGGGCTTTTTTGTGATTGATGAAGTGCCCGAATGCGACACACTGTGGATGCTGGCCACCGGTACGGCGCTCGGCCCCTATCTCTCCATTCTTGAGGAGGGTAAAGGGCTGGAGCGCTTTCAAAACATCGTGCTGGTGCACGCGGCCCGCCACGCGCAGGATTTAAGCTACCTGCCGCAGATGCAACAGCTGCAGCAGCGCTTTAATGGCCAGCTGCAGATCCAGACCATCGTCAGCCGCGAAGAGAGCAGCGGTTCACTGACCGGCCGCATCCCGGCGCTGATCGCCGACGGCCAGCTGGAGGCGGCAGTCGGGCTGACCATTGATGCCGAACACAGCCACGTAATGCTGTGCGGTAACCCGCAGATGGTGCGCGACACCCAGCAGGTGCTGAAAGAGACCCGCGAGATGCGCAAACACCTGAAACGTAAGCCCGGGCACATCACCAGCGAGCATTACTGGTAA
- the glpX gene encoding class II fructose-bisphosphatase — protein sequence MKRELAIEFSRVTEAAALAGYKWLGRGDKNAADGAAVHAMRIMLNKVDIDGQIVIGEGEIDEAPMLYIGEKVGSGSGDAVDIAVDPIEGTRMTALGQANALAVLAVGDKGTFLHAPDMYMEKLAVGPGARGAIDLRLPLEENLRRVADALAKPLSELTVTLLAKPRHDATIARLQQLGVRVFTFPDGDVAASILTCMPDSEVDVMYGIGGAPEGVVSAAAIRALDGDMQGRLLARHEVKGDTPENRRLGEQELSRCREMGIAAGEVLTLEEMARNDNVIFSATGITSGDLLKGITRKGNMATTETLLIRGKSRTIRRIQSIHYLELKDENLHPFIL from the coding sequence ATGAAACGAGAACTGGCAATTGAATTTTCCCGTGTAACTGAAGCGGCGGCACTGGCTGGCTACAAATGGCTGGGACGCGGTGACAAAAATGCCGCCGACGGCGCGGCAGTACATGCAATGCGTATTATGCTCAACAAGGTGGATATCGACGGTCAGATCGTGATTGGCGAAGGGGAGATTGACGAAGCACCGATGCTGTACATCGGTGAGAAAGTCGGCAGCGGCAGCGGTGACGCGGTAGATATCGCCGTCGACCCGATTGAAGGCACCCGCATGACCGCCCTCGGCCAGGCGAACGCGCTGGCGGTGCTGGCGGTGGGCGATAAAGGCACCTTCCTGCACGCGCCGGACATGTATATGGAGAAGCTGGCGGTCGGCCCCGGCGCGCGCGGCGCGATCGATCTGCGCCTGCCGCTGGAAGAGAACCTGCGGCGCGTGGCCGACGCGCTGGCGAAGCCGTTAAGCGAGCTGACCGTCACCCTGCTGGCCAAGCCGCGCCATGACGCGACGATCGCCCGCCTGCAGCAGCTGGGCGTGCGGGTGTTTACCTTCCCGGACGGTGACGTGGCCGCCTCGATCCTCACCTGCATGCCGGACAGCGAAGTCGATGTGATGTACGGCATCGGCGGCGCGCCTGAAGGGGTCGTCTCCGCGGCGGCGATCCGCGCGCTGGACGGCGATATGCAGGGCCGCCTGCTGGCTCGCCACGAGGTGAAAGGCGACACGCCGGAAAACCGTCGGCTGGGCGAGCAGGAGCTGAGCCGCTGCCGCGAGATGGGCATCGCCGCCGGCGAGGTACTGACTCTGGAAGAGATGGCGCGTAACGATAACGTGATCTTCTCCGCCACCGGCATCACCAGCGGCGACCTGCTGAAAGGCATTACCCGCAAAGGCAATATGGCGACCACCGAAACCCTGCTGATCCGCGGCAAGTCGCGCACCATTCGCCGTATCCAGTCGATTCACTATCTCGAATTAAAAGACGAAAACCTGCACCCGTTTATCCTGTAA
- a CDS encoding DUF805 domain-containing protein, with translation MTLQHWCFSFRGRLRRRDFWIWQTVWLLLLTLLFTLASNGWLDNQTAAFCVVALLWPTSAVLVKRLHDRNKGGQWALLLILAWMLMAGNWAMLPGEAQWVVGHFIPALIMVSMLVELGGFSGTAGDNRFGKTAQYVVFLPRRAA, from the coding sequence ATGACCTTACAGCACTGGTGTTTCTCTTTTCGTGGCCGACTGCGGCGGCGCGACTTCTGGATCTGGCAAACCGTCTGGCTGCTGCTGCTGACCCTGCTGTTTACCCTTGCCTCCAATGGCTGGCTGGACAACCAGACCGCGGCCTTCTGCGTGGTGGCACTGCTGTGGCCCACCAGCGCGGTGCTGGTGAAACGTCTGCACGATCGCAATAAGGGCGGCCAGTGGGCGCTGCTGCTGATCCTGGCGTGGATGCTGATGGCGGGGAACTGGGCGATGCTGCCGGGCGAGGCGCAGTGGGTGGTTGGCCATTTTATCCCGGCCTTGATTATGGTCAGTATGCTGGTCGAACTCGGTGGTTTTAGCGGCACGGCGGGGGATAACCGCTTTGGTAAAACGGCGCAGTACGTGGTGTTCCTGCCCCGCCGTGCGGCCTGA
- the emrD gene encoding multidrug efflux MFS transporter EmrD: MKKIENGHLLVMLIALLAVGQMAQTIYVPAMPVIAQAFHVADGAVQRVMAAYLITYGASQLLYGPLSDSIGRRPVILFGMGIFIAGSLIALFASGLDGLVLGAAIQGLGTGVAGVMARTMPRDLYSGSALRHANSLLNMGILFSPLIAPTIGAGLTHLFGWQACFAFLLLLCLAVTAAMARFLPETRPAGQASLPLLSRYRPLLADGNFVRYLLILIGATAGITVYEASSGVLMGGVLGMSSLAVSLLFILPLPGAFFGAWFAGRTRKSFNTVMWYAVNSCLLAGALMWIPGWLGVMNLWTLIVPASLFFFGAGMLFPLGTSGAMEPWPYMAGTAGALVGGLQNLGSGLTAWLSALLPQTGQFSLGMLMFATALLILFCWLPLSKRPEPQTETV; this comes from the coding sequence ATGAAAAAGATTGAGAACGGGCATCTGCTGGTGATGCTGATCGCGCTGCTGGCCGTTGGTCAGATGGCGCAAACCATCTATGTGCCGGCGATGCCGGTGATTGCGCAGGCGTTCCACGTCGCTGACGGCGCGGTGCAGCGGGTGATGGCCGCTTACCTGATTACCTACGGTGCCTCGCAGCTGCTGTACGGGCCATTGTCGGACAGCATCGGCCGCCGGCCGGTGATCCTGTTCGGTATGGGCATTTTTATTGCGGGATCGCTGATCGCGCTGTTCGCCAGCGGCCTGGATGGCCTGGTGCTGGGCGCGGCGATTCAGGGGCTGGGAACCGGGGTGGCCGGGGTGATGGCGCGCACCATGCCGCGCGATCTCTACTCCGGCAGCGCGCTGCGCCACGCCAACAGCCTGTTGAATATGGGCATCCTGTTCAGCCCGTTGATTGCGCCGACGATTGGTGCCGGGCTGACCCATCTGTTCGGCTGGCAGGCCTGCTTCGCCTTCCTGCTGCTGCTGTGCCTGGCGGTGACCGCGGCGATGGCCCGTTTTCTGCCGGAAACCCGGCCGGCGGGCCAGGCGTCGCTGCCGCTGCTCTCCCGCTACCGGCCGCTGCTGGCGGACGGCAACTTTGTGCGTTATCTGCTGATCCTGATCGGTGCCACCGCCGGCATCACCGTCTATGAGGCCAGCAGCGGCGTGCTGATGGGCGGGGTGCTGGGGATGAGCAGCCTGGCGGTCAGCCTGCTGTTTATTCTGCCGCTGCCGGGCGCGTTCTTCGGGGCGTGGTTTGCCGGGCGCACCCGTAAGTCGTTTAACACGGTGATGTGGTACGCGGTCAACAGCTGCCTGCTGGCCGGAGCGCTGATGTGGATCCCCGGCTGGCTGGGGGTAATGAACCTGTGGACGCTGATCGTCCCGGCGTCGCTGTTCTTCTTTGGCGCCGGCATGCTGTTCCCGCTGGGCACCTCCGGGGCGATGGAGCCGTGGCCCTATATGGCGGGCACCGCCGGGGCGCTGGTCGGCGGCCTGCAGAATCTGGGATCGGGACTGACCGCCTGGCTCTCCGCGCTGCTGCCGCAGACCGGCCAGTTCAGCCTGGGGATGCTGATGTTTGCCACCGCGCTGCTGATCCTGTTCTGCTGGCTGCCGCTGTCGAAGCGACCGGAGCCGCAGACGGAAACGGTGTAA